Proteins encoded by one window of Luteimonas yindakuii:
- a CDS encoding M48 family metalloprotease translates to MRNVLTALLVVLGLAASHGAAQERLPDIGSSAGTVLSPSRQAEYGQMLLAQLRHYDMVLEDPQVNDWLRTTGARLASASDQPQQPFTFFVMRDRGVNAFATLGGHIGLNVGLVLAAQTEDEVAAVLAHEVAHVTQNHVLRGVERAQRDSVPILLAMLGAIAVAAGSSSDSSGEAAMAALAGAQGWAIQRQIDYTRSNESEADRLGIRTLARAGYDLEGMASMFERMQAMSRTNQGGERERLPDYLRTHPVTTTRISEARQRAEQIARDSGAIVGIATTPEGSRTDRIIVGSPLGNVGTGTRNPLLPAALRLPAGAAAPSGGDPVVFGWTRERMRVLSAETPAAAIREYEALRRNGLLGDDQRYGLALARLLSGDYAVAATRFAELLEEYPGDLWLGVSLAEAEVRAGRVAEGDRRFEALLQRMPNHRATVLTYAGLLAERNTPAAGRRAQELLRPLLRTAADDPTFQRTFARVSEIAGDPVRAGEAHAEAAFLGGRAEQALVQLNTLKKRDDLDYYARARIDARIAAITPTVLELRRQGVRDEDLRRR, encoded by the coding sequence ATGCGCAATGTCCTGACTGCACTCCTCGTTGTCCTTGGCCTCGCCGCGTCGCACGGCGCCGCACAGGAGCGCTTGCCCGACATCGGGTCGTCTGCCGGCACGGTGCTGAGCCCGTCGCGGCAGGCCGAATACGGGCAGATGCTGCTGGCACAGCTGCGCCACTACGACATGGTGCTGGAGGATCCGCAGGTCAACGACTGGCTGCGCACCACCGGCGCGCGGCTGGCGTCGGCCAGTGACCAGCCGCAACAGCCGTTCACCTTCTTCGTGATGCGCGACCGCGGCGTCAACGCGTTCGCGACGCTGGGCGGGCATATCGGCCTCAACGTCGGCCTGGTGCTGGCGGCGCAGACGGAGGACGAGGTGGCGGCGGTGCTGGCCCACGAGGTCGCCCATGTCACCCAGAACCACGTGCTGCGCGGCGTCGAGCGCGCACAGCGCGACAGCGTGCCGATCCTGCTGGCGATGCTGGGCGCGATCGCGGTCGCCGCGGGCTCGTCCAGCGATTCATCGGGCGAGGCCGCGATGGCCGCGCTGGCGGGTGCGCAGGGCTGGGCGATCCAGCGCCAGATCGACTACACCCGCTCCAACGAGTCCGAGGCCGACCGCCTCGGCATCCGCACCCTCGCCCGTGCCGGTTACGACCTCGAAGGCATGGCCAGCATGTTCGAGCGCATGCAGGCGATGTCACGCACCAACCAGGGTGGCGAACGCGAGCGCCTCCCCGACTACCTGCGCACCCACCCGGTCACCACCACGCGCATCAGCGAGGCACGCCAGCGCGCCGAGCAGATCGCGCGCGACTCCGGGGCCATCGTCGGCATCGCGACCACGCCGGAGGGCTCGCGCACCGACCGGATCATCGTCGGCAGCCCACTCGGCAACGTCGGCACCGGCACCCGGAATCCCCTGCTTCCCGCGGCGCTGCGCCTGCCTGCCGGCGCCGCGGCGCCGAGCGGTGGCGATCCGGTGGTGTTCGGCTGGACGCGCGAACGGATGCGCGTGCTCAGCGCGGAAACGCCCGCCGCCGCGATCCGCGAATACGAGGCCCTGCGCCGCAACGGCCTGCTGGGCGACGACCAGCGCTATGGCCTGGCCCTGGCCCGGTTGCTCAGTGGCGACTACGCGGTAGCAGCCACCCGGTTCGCCGAACTCCTCGAGGAATACCCCGGTGACCTGTGGCTGGGGGTCTCGCTGGCCGAGGCCGAAGTGCGGGCCGGCCGCGTGGCCGAAGGGGACCGCCGCTTCGAGGCGCTGCTCCAACGCATGCCCAACCATCGCGCCACGGTGCTGACCTACGCCGGCCTGCTGGCCGAACGCAACACGCCCGCGGCCGGACGCCGGGCACAGGAACTGCTGCGGCCACTGCTGCGCACCGCTGCCGACGACCCGACCTTCCAGCGCACCTTCGCCCGCGTCAGCGAGATCGCCGGCGACCCGGTCCGCGCCGGCGAAGCACACGCCGAAGCGGCGTTTCTCGGCGGCCGCGCCGAGCAGGCCCTGGTGCAGCTCAACACGCTGAAGAAGCGCGACGACCTCGACTACTACGCACGGGCGCGCATCGACGCACGCATCGCGGCGATCACCCCCACCGTGCTGGAACTGCGCCGCCAGGGCGTGCGCGACGAGGATCTGCGCCGGCGCTGA
- the phoB gene encoding phosphate regulon transcriptional regulator PhoB, whose amino-acid sequence MQKRILIVDDEPAIREMVAFALRKGEFEPAHAGDAREAQSAIADRVPDLILLDWMLPGTSGLELARRWRREELTREVPIIMLTARGEENDRVGGLEAGVDDYVVKPFSARELLARIRAVMRRSRDDDEDGSVQIGALRIDGAAHRVFAGDTPVTIGPTEYRLLHFFMTHAERVYSRAQLLDHVWGGSVYVEERTVDVHIRRLRKTLEPFQLDGMVQTVRGAGYRFSASM is encoded by the coding sequence GTGCAGAAACGCATCCTGATCGTTGACGACGAACCGGCCATCCGCGAGATGGTGGCCTTCGCATTGCGCAAGGGCGAGTTCGAACCGGCCCATGCCGGCGATGCGCGCGAGGCGCAGAGCGCCATCGCCGACCGCGTGCCCGACCTGATCCTGCTCGACTGGATGCTGCCGGGCACCAGCGGGCTGGAGCTCGCACGGCGCTGGCGGCGCGAGGAGCTCACCCGCGAGGTGCCGATCATCATGCTCACCGCCCGTGGCGAGGAGAACGATCGTGTCGGCGGGCTGGAAGCCGGCGTCGACGATTACGTGGTGAAGCCTTTTTCGGCGCGCGAACTGCTGGCACGCATCCGCGCGGTGATGCGCCGCTCGCGCGACGACGACGAGGACGGCAGCGTGCAGATCGGCGCGCTGCGCATAGACGGCGCCGCCCACCGCGTGTTCGCCGGCGACACGCCGGTCACCATCGGCCCCACCGAATACCGGCTGCTGCACTTCTTCATGACCCATGCCGAGCGCGTCTACTCGCGTGCGCAGCTGCTCGACCATGTCTGGGGCGGCAGCGTGTACGTGGAAGAGCGCACCGTCGACGTGCATATCCGCCGCCTGCGCAAGACCCTGGAGCCATTCCAGCTCGATGGCATGGTGCAGACCGTGCGCGGCGCCGGCTACCGCTTCTCGGCATCGATGTGA